In Octopus bimaculoides isolate UCB-OBI-ISO-001 chromosome 5, ASM119413v2, whole genome shotgun sequence, a genomic segment contains:
- the LOC128247805 gene encoding uncharacterized protein LOC128247805: MEFELSSKTDFPKMGEGKNTVTTKDNKAKQSFSDTIGGNVIELEVAMEKLFQFRNLIEKTGEITKLVPPPETIEAIKKRTVVYKVYNLKEKKIMDVKNEIVERCLSPIGKKIRYVCRGVRSATIEAHFKSENVAKEVSTQTLKNEQIMLLPTYLGRRMAKTTVEEIPDGYDVYWVATAIIYNVERKLLILSIKKKRRQIGKVRALKWSFRPIIQSSKICQIESS, translated from the coding sequence ATGGAATTTGAACTATCTTCAAAGACCGACTTTCCCAAGATGGGAGAAGGAAAAAATACTGTTACAACCAAGGACAACAAGGCAAAACAAAGTTTTTCTGACACCATAGGTGGCAACGTAATTGAACTGGAAGTAGCTATGGAGAAACTCTTCCAGTTCAGAAACTTAATTGAAAAAACAGGTGAAATAACAAAGTTGGTACCGCCCCCTGAGACTATCGAAGCCATTAAAAAAAGAACCGTAGTCTACAAAGTTTAcaacttaaaagaaaagaaaattatggacGTTAAGAATGAAATTGTTGAACGGTGCTTGTCACCAATAGGGAAGAAGATTCGCTACGTTTGCCGAGGCGTGAGGAGTGCAACAATAGAAGCACACTTCAAGTCAGAAAACGTAGCGAAAGAGGTGTCAACCCAGACACTTAAAAACGAACAAATAATGCTGCTGCCTACGTACTTAGGCCGCAGAATGGCAAAAACTACAGTGGAAGAAATTCCCGATGGTTATGACGTGTATTGGGTAGCAACTGCTATTATCTACAACGTAGAAAGAAAGCTATTGATtctaagtattaaaaaaaagaggCGACAAATTGGAAAGGTCAGAGCCTTGAAATGGTCATTCAGGCCGATAATACAATCCTCGAAAATTTGCCAGATAGAGTCTTCGTAG